The genomic stretch GCGCGGGCACCGGCACCGGGGTGGTGGCGTTGGAAATGACGTCCCAGTGTTCCGGCGCGGTGATGGTGAAGGCGAAGGTGGCCTTCAAGTCTGGCTGTTCAAAAACGGCGAACATGCGACGAGCATCCGGAACCTCAAATTGCGAGTAGAGGTAGACCTCGGAATCCACGGGGTCAACAAAGCGGTGCAGGCCCTCGCCGGTGTTCATGTACAACGCATCGGCGTCGATCACCAGGGTATTTTCCGCCGCCAGATCCGAGAGACTGATGCGTACCCCGTCCGATACCTTGGCCGGATCCAGCTCGGTCCCGTTCAGGGTCACGGAGCGGACGGCGGCCGTTACGGCGTCGATGAAGGTGCTGCTGCCGGCGGTGGCGGAGAAACGTACCGTGGTCCGGGAACCGAAGATGGTGTCGGAAACGGTCAAATTCAGCTCGACATCGTAGGAGTGCACGGTGATCAGTGCGGCCCGGGCGCGGGCCTCTTCGCGAGTGAGGTTCATTCCTGGCATGGTCTGACGTGCCTTTCGATGGTTGCCGGTCTGCAATAACTGTTTTTTGCTGCACGCGCTAGTGGGCGGGCACCATGGGGATGCACCGGTAGCGGGGAATGTGAAACAAACCTTGAACAGTGTGCCCATTCTCTCACCAACACCCCTCGGTGTCGCAAGTGGCGAAGTGCTGGTTGGATAGATGACATGGTTATGGGCGTGGTTTTGCTGGGGTATGGCGCGATCGGTCGGGCGGTTCACCGCTCGCTGGCCGAGCATCACGAGGATGTTGAGGTGCTGCGCATCGTGGACCGCGCGGTCCTGGAGAGCGGCGCACAGAATGCCGCAACGGCCCTTAGCGAGGCGATCGCTGGCGCACGGCTGGTGGTCGAGTGCGCTTCGCCCGCCGCCGTGCGCAGCTACGGCCCGGGCATCATCGGTTCCGGGACCGATCTCCTGGTGGCCTCCCTCGGGGCGCTGGTTGACCCCCGGCTGGCTCAGAGGTTGTTGCACGATGGGCCCGGGCGTTGTTACCTATCCACCGGAGCCATCGGGGGACTGGACCTGATCCGCGCCACGGCAGCAACGATCCAGGAGATTACCCTGTGTACGCGTAAGGCGCCGCTGGCCCTGCTGCACCCCGGCCTTCCCGAGCAGCTTCGCGCGCTGCTCGCCGGGATGCGGCCAGAACATGGCCCAGAGCAGGTCTTTAGTGGCAGCGTTGCCGACGCCATCCACCTGTTTCCTTCCAACATCAACGTCGCCGCAGCCCTGGGTTTGGCCGCGGGGAATATGGATCGGGTGCGAGTGCAGATCATCGCCGATCCGACCGCCCTCAGTACCACCCACGGCATTAACGTCCACACCACTAGCGGGCACTATAGTTTCGAGATTTCCAACGTTCCCGATCCCGCCAACCCCGCCACCAGCGCCCTGACCGCGCGCTCGATGGTCTCCGGAGTGCTGCGCCTGGCGGGCCGCGGGCCGCACTTCATCTAGGGCGAGAGGAATGAAACCCATTCAATGTTCTGGATAGGCTGTGGGTAAAACCAACTATCCACAACAAGCAGGGGGACCAAGCCCACCATGAGCGCACTATCGCATCGACCGGCACCGTCATCCGCCCCACGATCGTGGCCACTGTGCCTGGGCACCATGGCCGTGATGCTGGTGGTGCACCTGGGCAGTACGGCCCTCTGGCACCAGCGGCTGCCCGATCCGCTGGCCACCCACTGGAACGGTGCTCTGGTGGCCGATGGGGCAGGCGGCATCCTCACGCACCTGTTGGCCGGCAGCTTCGTCCTGGTGTTGCTCGGGATCCTCATGCCCTTCAGCGCCCGTTCGGCCACGGGTTCGCGCACCGGTGCACCACTGCTGGTGGGCCTGGGCAATGCCCTGCTGGTGATCATCGGCGGCATGCTGCTCTCCGGTCTCATCGGGCAACTTGACGCACCGGAGGCGCTGGGCACCAGCATGGATCTTCGCGTGCTGATCTCCGTCCTGCTACTGGGGATCGGCTGGGGTGTGGCCTCCGCCGTCCTGGTTCGCGCGGCGCTACCCGCAGAACCAGCCATGACCGAGCATCTGCTCGGAGAGCCGGCGGCTGCCAACGCGGCCGCCGGGACGGTGTTTACTCCGGGTACCGTCATCAGCTCCACCGTGCGGATGCCCAAGGTGCTGGTGCTGGTACTCGGCGCACTCATTGCCGCGCTGCTGGTCTTCACCTTCACCACCCGCGCCGAGGGCTCGTTGGTCAATTGGTCGCTGCTCCCAGCCGCCGTCATCGTGCTGCTGGCTTCGGTGCTCTTCCTGAGCGGACGCGTGGTGGTTGATGAGCAAGGCATCCGC from Paeniglutamicibacter sp. Y32M11 encodes the following:
- a CDS encoding aspartate dehydrogenase domain-containing protein; protein product: MVMGVVLLGYGAIGRAVHRSLAEHHEDVEVLRIVDRAVLESGAQNAATALSEAIAGARLVVECASPAAVRSYGPGIIGSGTDLLVASLGALVDPRLAQRLLHDGPGRCYLSTGAIGGLDLIRATAATIQEITLCTRKAPLALLHPGLPEQLRALLAGMRPEHGPEQVFSGSVADAIHLFPSNINVAAALGLAAGNMDRVRVQIIADPTALSTTHGINVHTTSGHYSFEISNVPDPANPATSALTARSMVSGVLRLAGRGPHFI